Proteins encoded within one genomic window of Macaca thibetana thibetana isolate TM-01 chromosome 3, ASM2454274v1, whole genome shotgun sequence:
- the LOC126951635 gene encoding 40S ribosomal protein S24-like, whose product MDTVTVRTSKFMTNRLLQRKQMVIDVLHPRKATVPKTEIREKLAKMYKTTPDVIFVFGFRTHFGGGKTTGFGMIYDSLDYAKKNEPKHRLARHGLYEKKKTLRKQRKECKNRMKKVRGTAKANVGAGKK is encoded by the coding sequence ATGGACACCGTAACTGTCCGCACTTCAAAGTTCATGACCAACCGACTACTTCAGAGGAAACAAATGGTCATCGATGTCCTTCACCCCAGGAAGGCAACAGTGCCTAAGACAGAAATTCGGGAAAAACTAGCCAAAATGTACAAGACCACACCGGATGTCATCTTTGTATTTGGATTCAGAACTCATTTTGGTGGTGGCAAGACAACTGGCTTTGGCATGATTTATGACTCCCTGGattatgcaaagaaaaatgaacccAAACATAGACTTGCAAGACATGGCctgtatgagaagaaaaagacCTTAAGAAAGCAACGAAAGGAATGCaagaacagaatgaagaaagTCAGGGGGACCGCAAAGGCCAATGTTGGTGCTGGCAAAAAGTGA